A genomic stretch from Tamandua tetradactyla isolate mTamTet1 chromosome 15, mTamTet1.pri, whole genome shotgun sequence includes:
- the APEH gene encoding acylamino-acid-releasing enzyme isoform X1 — MERQVLLSEPEEAAALYRGLSRQPALSAACLGPEVTTQYGGRYRTVHTEWTQRDLERMENIRFCRQYLVFHDGDSVVFAGPAGNSVETRGELLSRESPSGAMKAVLRKAGGTGPGEEKQFLEIWERNRKLKSFNLSALEKHGPVYEDDCFGCLSWSHSETHLLYVAEKKRPKTESFFQTKALDVSAGDDEMTRLKKPDQAIKGDQFVFYEDWGESMTSKSTPVLCVLDVESGNISVLEGVPENVSPGQAFWAPGDTGVVFVGWWHEPFRLGIRFCTNRRSALYYVDLIGGKCELLSDDSFAVSSPRLSPDQCRIVYLRYPSLVPHHQCSQLYLYDWYTKVTSVVVDVVPRQLGENFSGIYCSLLPLGCWAADSQRVVFDSAQRSRQDLFAVDTQTGNVTSLTAGGQGGSWKLLTIDRDLMVAQFSTPSLPPSLRVGFLPSVGNEQSVLWVPLEEAEPIPDIHWGIRVLQPPPEQENAQYAGLDFEAILLQPSDPPDKTQVPMVVMPHGGPHSSFVTAWMLFPALLCKMGFAVLLVNYRGSTGFGQDSILSLPGNVGHQDVKDVQFAVEQVLQEEHFHAGRVALMGGSHGGFLSCHLIGQYPETYGACVARNPVINIASMMGSTDIPDWCVVEAGFPYSSDCLPDLSVWAEMLDKSPIKYVPQVKTPLLLMLGQEDRRVPFKQGLEYYRALKAWHVPVRLLLYPKSTHALSEVEVESDSFMNAVLWLRTHLCS, encoded by the exons ATGGAGAGGCAG GTGCTGCTGAGCGAGCCCGAGGAGGCGGCGGCGCTGTACCGGGGTCTTAGTCGTCAGCCCGCGCTGAGCGCCGCCTGCCTGGGCCCAGAGGTCACCACACAGTACGGGGGCCGCTACAGGACGGTGCACACtg AGTGGACCCAGAGGGACCTGGAACGCATGGAGAATATTCGATTCTGCCGCCAGTACCTCGTGTTCCACGATGGGGACTCAGTGGTGTTTGCGGGGCCTGCAGGCAACAGCGTGGAGACCCGGGGGGA GCTCCTGAGCAGAGAGTCTCCATCAGGTGCCATGAAAGCTGTGCTGCGCAAGGCTGGGGGCACAGGCCCTGGAGAGGAGAAGCAGTTCCTGGAG ATCTGGGAGAGAAACCGGAAGCTCAAGAGCTTCAACTTGTCAGCGCTGGAAAAACATGGGCCCGTGTATGAGGATG ACTGCTTTGGCTGCTTGTCATGGTCACACTCGGAGACACACTTGCTGTATGTGGCAGAGAAGAAGCGCCCCAAGACTGAGTCCTTCTTTCAGACTAAAGCCTTGGATGTCAGTGCCGGTGATGATGAGATGACCAGGTTGAAGAAGCCAGACCAGGCCATCAAG GGAGATCAGTTTGTGTTTTATGaagactggggagaaagcatgactTCCAAAAGCACCCCTGTGCTCTGCGTGCTGGATGTTGAGAGCGGCAACATCTCTGTGCTCGAGGGGGTCCCTGAGAATGTGTCCCCTGGACAG GCATTCTGGGCCCCTGGAGACACGGGTGTGGTGTTCGTAGGCTGGTGGCATGAGCCTTTCCGGCTGGGCATCCGCTTCTGCACCAACCGCAG GTCAGCCCTGTACTATGTGGACCTCATTGGTGGGAAGTGTG AGCTCCTCTCAGATGACTCCTTCGCTGTCTCCTCTCCCCGGCTGAGCCCAGACCAGTGTCGGATTGTCTACCTGCGATACCCATCATTGGTCCCCCATCATCAGTGTAGCCAGCTGTACTTG TATGACTGGTACACCAAGGTCACTTCGGTGGTGGTGGACGTTGTGCCTCGGCAGCTGGGAG AGAATTTCTCTGGGATCTACTGCAGCCTACTGCCTCTGGGATGCTGGGCGGCTGATAGTCAGAGAGTGGTCTTCGATTCGGCTCAGCGTAGCCGGCAG GACCTGTTTGCTGTGGATACCCAGACAGGCAATGTGACCTCTCTGACAGCAG GGGGGCAAGGTGGAAGCTGGAAGCTGCTCACAATTGACCGAGACCTAATGGTAGCACAGTTCTCCACGCCTAGCCTACCCCCAAGCCTG AGAGTTGGGTTCCTGCCTTCTGTGGGGAACGAACAGTCGGTGCTGTGGGTGCCCTTGGAGGAGGCTGAGCCCATTCCTGACATCCACTGGGGCATCCGGGTGCTGCAGCCACCCCCGGAGCAAGAGAATGCACAGTATG CTGGTCTTGACTTTGAAGCAATCCTTCTGCAGCCCAGTGATCCTCCAGATAAGACTCAGGTCCCCATGGTGGTCATGCCCCACG GGGGCCCCCATTCATCCTTTGTCACTGCCTGGATGCTGTTTCCAGCCCTGCTCTGCAAGATGGGCTTTGCAGTGCTGCTAG TGAACTATCGTGGCTCCACGGGCTTTGGCCAGGACAGTATCCTCTCCCTCCCAGGCAACGTGGGCCACCAGGATGTGAAGGATGTCCAG TTTGCGGTGGAGCAGGTGCTCCAGGAGGAGCATTTCCATGCAGGCCGAGTGGCCCTTATGGGTGGTTCCCATGGTGGTTTCCTCTCCTGCCACCTTATTGGTCAGTACCCAGAGACCTACGGTGCCTGCGTGGCCCGGAACCCTGTAATCAACATTGCCTCCATGATGGGCTCCACTGACATCCCTGACTG GTGTGTGGTAGAAGCTGGCTTCCCCTACAGCAGTGACTGCCTGCCAGATCTCAGTGTATGGGCTGAGATGCTGGACAAGTCACCTATCAAGTATGTCCCTCAG GTGAAGACACCACTGCTACTGATGCTAGGCCAGGAGGACCGGCGCGTGCCCTTCAAACAGGGCTTGGAGTATTACCGGGCCCTCAAGGCCTGGCACGTGCCTGTTCG GCTCCTGCTCTATCCCAAAAGCACCCATGCACTATCGGAGGTGGAGGTGGAGTCAGACAGCTTCATGAATGCTGTGCTCTGGCTACGCACACACTTGTGTAGCTAA
- the APEH gene encoding acylamino-acid-releasing enzyme isoform X2, with protein MKAVLRKAGGTGPGEEKQFLEIWERNRKLKSFNLSALEKHGPVYEDDCFGCLSWSHSETHLLYVAEKKRPKTESFFQTKALDVSAGDDEMTRLKKPDQAIKGDQFVFYEDWGESMTSKSTPVLCVLDVESGNISVLEGVPENVSPGQAFWAPGDTGVVFVGWWHEPFRLGIRFCTNRRSALYYVDLIGGKCELLSDDSFAVSSPRLSPDQCRIVYLRYPSLVPHHQCSQLYLYDWYTKVTSVVVDVVPRQLGENFSGIYCSLLPLGCWAADSQRVVFDSAQRSRQDLFAVDTQTGNVTSLTAGGQGGSWKLLTIDRDLMVAQFSTPSLPPSLRVGFLPSVGNEQSVLWVPLEEAEPIPDIHWGIRVLQPPPEQENAQYAGLDFEAILLQPSDPPDKTQVPMVVMPHGGPHSSFVTAWMLFPALLCKMGFAVLLVNYRGSTGFGQDSILSLPGNVGHQDVKDVQFAVEQVLQEEHFHAGRVALMGGSHGGFLSCHLIGQYPETYGACVARNPVINIASMMGSTDIPDWCVVEAGFPYSSDCLPDLSVWAEMLDKSPIKYVPQVKTPLLLMLGQEDRRVPFKQGLEYYRALKAWHVPVRLLLYPKSTHALSEVEVESDSFMNAVLWLRTHLCS; from the exons ATGAAAGCTGTGCTGCGCAAGGCTGGGGGCACAGGCCCTGGAGAGGAGAAGCAGTTCCTGGAG ATCTGGGAGAGAAACCGGAAGCTCAAGAGCTTCAACTTGTCAGCGCTGGAAAAACATGGGCCCGTGTATGAGGATG ACTGCTTTGGCTGCTTGTCATGGTCACACTCGGAGACACACTTGCTGTATGTGGCAGAGAAGAAGCGCCCCAAGACTGAGTCCTTCTTTCAGACTAAAGCCTTGGATGTCAGTGCCGGTGATGATGAGATGACCAGGTTGAAGAAGCCAGACCAGGCCATCAAG GGAGATCAGTTTGTGTTTTATGaagactggggagaaagcatgactTCCAAAAGCACCCCTGTGCTCTGCGTGCTGGATGTTGAGAGCGGCAACATCTCTGTGCTCGAGGGGGTCCCTGAGAATGTGTCCCCTGGACAG GCATTCTGGGCCCCTGGAGACACGGGTGTGGTGTTCGTAGGCTGGTGGCATGAGCCTTTCCGGCTGGGCATCCGCTTCTGCACCAACCGCAG GTCAGCCCTGTACTATGTGGACCTCATTGGTGGGAAGTGTG AGCTCCTCTCAGATGACTCCTTCGCTGTCTCCTCTCCCCGGCTGAGCCCAGACCAGTGTCGGATTGTCTACCTGCGATACCCATCATTGGTCCCCCATCATCAGTGTAGCCAGCTGTACTTG TATGACTGGTACACCAAGGTCACTTCGGTGGTGGTGGACGTTGTGCCTCGGCAGCTGGGAG AGAATTTCTCTGGGATCTACTGCAGCCTACTGCCTCTGGGATGCTGGGCGGCTGATAGTCAGAGAGTGGTCTTCGATTCGGCTCAGCGTAGCCGGCAG GACCTGTTTGCTGTGGATACCCAGACAGGCAATGTGACCTCTCTGACAGCAG GGGGGCAAGGTGGAAGCTGGAAGCTGCTCACAATTGACCGAGACCTAATGGTAGCACAGTTCTCCACGCCTAGCCTACCCCCAAGCCTG AGAGTTGGGTTCCTGCCTTCTGTGGGGAACGAACAGTCGGTGCTGTGGGTGCCCTTGGAGGAGGCTGAGCCCATTCCTGACATCCACTGGGGCATCCGGGTGCTGCAGCCACCCCCGGAGCAAGAGAATGCACAGTATG CTGGTCTTGACTTTGAAGCAATCCTTCTGCAGCCCAGTGATCCTCCAGATAAGACTCAGGTCCCCATGGTGGTCATGCCCCACG GGGGCCCCCATTCATCCTTTGTCACTGCCTGGATGCTGTTTCCAGCCCTGCTCTGCAAGATGGGCTTTGCAGTGCTGCTAG TGAACTATCGTGGCTCCACGGGCTTTGGCCAGGACAGTATCCTCTCCCTCCCAGGCAACGTGGGCCACCAGGATGTGAAGGATGTCCAG TTTGCGGTGGAGCAGGTGCTCCAGGAGGAGCATTTCCATGCAGGCCGAGTGGCCCTTATGGGTGGTTCCCATGGTGGTTTCCTCTCCTGCCACCTTATTGGTCAGTACCCAGAGACCTACGGTGCCTGCGTGGCCCGGAACCCTGTAATCAACATTGCCTCCATGATGGGCTCCACTGACATCCCTGACTG GTGTGTGGTAGAAGCTGGCTTCCCCTACAGCAGTGACTGCCTGCCAGATCTCAGTGTATGGGCTGAGATGCTGGACAAGTCACCTATCAAGTATGTCCCTCAG GTGAAGACACCACTGCTACTGATGCTAGGCCAGGAGGACCGGCGCGTGCCCTTCAAACAGGGCTTGGAGTATTACCGGGCCCTCAAGGCCTGGCACGTGCCTGTTCG GCTCCTGCTCTATCCCAAAAGCACCCATGCACTATCGGAGGTGGAGGTGGAGTCAGACAGCTTCATGAATGCTGTGCTCTGGCTACGCACACACTTGTGTAGCTAA
- the MST1 gene encoding hepatocyte growth factor-like protein isoform X2 encodes MRCPWVTVQPPARRMGWLPFLLLLIQCSEAPGQRSPLNDFQVLRGTELQHLLHTVGPRLWQEDVADAEECAGHCGRLLDCRAFHYNVSSQGCQLLSWTQYSPHTRLQRSGGCDLFQKKDYVRTCIMDNGVAYRGTVATTAGGLSCQRWNHKFPNDHKYTPTLQNGLEENFCRNPDGDPRGPWCYTTDSAVRFQSCGIKTCREAACVWCNGEDYRGAVDHTESGRECQRWDLQHPHPHPFEPGKFLDKGLDDNYCRNPDGSERPWCYTTDPQLQREFCDLPRCGPEAQPRHEATTLNCFRGKGEGYRGTANTTVAGVPCQRWDEQNPHQHGFAPEKYACKDLRENFCRNPDGSEAPWCFTSRPGMRVAFCYQIRRCADDVRPEDCYHGAGERYRGSVSKTRKGIPCQRWSAETPHKPQFTPTSAPHAQLEENFCRNPDGDHHGPWCYTMDPGTPFDYCALQRCGSDQPPSILDPPDQVQFEECGKRVDRLDMRFKLRVVGGQPGNSPWTVSLRNRQGQHFCGGSLVKEQWVLTARQCFSSCHVPLMGYEVWLGTLFQNPQPGEPGLQRVSVTKMVCGPSGSQLVLLRLERPVTLNQRVALICLPPERYVVPPGTKCEIAGWGETKGTGSDTVLNVASLRVITNQECNIKHRGRVRESEMCTEGLMAPVGACEGDYGGPLACFTHDCWVLEGIIIPNRVCARPSWPAIFMRVSVFVDWIHKVLRLD; translated from the exons ATGAGGTGTCCCTGGGTCACAGTGCAGCCTCCAGCCAGGAGGATGGGGTGGCTCCCATTCCTGCTACTTCTAATACAGTGCTCAGAGGCCCCTG GGCAGCGCTCCCCACTGAATGACTTCCAGGTGCTCCGCGGCACAGAGCTGCAACACCTACTACATACAGTGGGACCCAGGCTTTGGCAGGAGGATGTGGCAGATGCTGAGGAGTGTGCAGGGCACTGCGGACGCCTATTGGACTGCCG AGCTTTCCACTACAACGTGAGCAGCCAGGGTTGTCAACTGCTGTCATGGACCCAGTACTCACCCCACACTCGGCTGCAGCGTTCAGGGGGCTGTGACCTCTTCCAGAAGAAAG ACTATGTGCGGACCTGCATCATGGACAACGGGGTCGCGTACCGGGGCACAGTGGCTACCACCGCGGGTGGCCTGTCCTGCCAGCGCTGGAACCACAAGTTCCCCAATGACCATAA GTACACACCCACACTCCAGAATGGCCTGGAGGAGAACTTCTGCCGCAACCCCGACGGGGACCCCAGAGGTCCCTGGTGCTACACGACAGATTCTGCTGTGCGCTTCCAGAGCTGCGGCATCAAGACCTGCCGGGAGG CCGCTTGCGTTTGGTGTAATGGCGAAGATTACCGCGGAGCGGTGGACCACACCGAGTCGGGACGCGAGTGTCAGCGCTGGGACCTGCAGCACCCGCACCCGCACCCCTTCGAGCCGGGCAA GTTCCTGGACAAAGGTCTGGATGACAACTATTGCCGGAATCCCGACGGCTCCGAGAGGCCCTGGTGTTATACCACCGACCCGCAGCTCCAGCGAGAGTTCTGCGACCTCCCCCGCTGCG GGCCCGAAGCGCAGCCACGACACGAGGCTACGACGCTCAACTGCTTCCGCGGGAAGGGCGAGGGCTATCGGGGCACGGCAAATACCACGGTCGCGGGAGTGCCCTGCCAGCGTTGGGACGAGCAGAATCCGCATCAGCACGGTTTTGCGCCCGAGAAATACGCGTGCAA GGACCTTCGGGAGAACTTCTGCAGGAACCCTGACGGTTCGGAGGCGCCCTGGTGTTTTACATCGCGGCCCGGCATGCGTGTGGCCTTCTGCTACCAGATTCGGCGCTGCGCCGACGACGTGAGGCCCGAGG ACTGTTACCACGGCGCAGGGGAGAGGTACCGCGGCTCGGTTAGCAAGACCCGCAAAGGCATCCCGTGCCAACGTTGGTCCGCGGAGACGCCGCACAAGCCGCA GTTCACGCCCACCTCGGCCCCGCATGCCCAGCTGGAGGAGAACTTCTGCAGGAACCCGGATGGGGATCACCACGGGCCCTGGTGCTATACTATGGACCCGGGAACACCGTTTGACTACTGTGCGCTGCAGCGCTGCG GAAGTGACCAGCCACCATCCATCCTGGACCCCCCAG ATCAGGTGCAGTTTGAGGAGTGCGGCAAAAGGGTGGATCGGTTGGACATGCGCTTCAAGCTGCGCGTGGTAGGGGGCCAGCCTGGGAACTCGCCCTGGACAGTCAGCTTGCGCAACCG GCAGGGTCAGCATTTCTGTGGGGGATCCCTAGTGAAGGAGCAGTGGGTGCTGACAGCCCGGCAATGCTTCTCCTCGTG CCACGTGCCACTTATGGGCTATGAGGTGTGGTTAGGCACGCTGTTCCAGAACCCACAGCCTGGGGAACCAGGCCTGCAACGGGTCTCAGTGACCAAGATGGTGTGTGGGCCCTCAGGTTCCCAGCTTGTTCTGCTCAGGCTGGAGAG ACCTGTGACCCTAAACCAGCGTGTGGCTCTTATCTGCCTGCCTCCGGAGCGGTATGTGGTACCTCCAGGGACCAAGTGTGAGATTGCAGGCTGGGGTGAGACCAAAG GCACAGGCAGTGACACAGTCCTGAATGTAGCCTCGTTGAGGGTCATCACCAACCAGGAATGTAACATCAAGCACCGAGGACGCGTCCGGGAAAGTGAGATGTGCACTGAGGGACTGATGGCACCTGTGGGGGCCTGTGAG GGTGACTACGGGGGCCCACTTGCCTGCTTTACCCACGACTGCTGGGTCCTGGAAGGAATTATAATCCCCAACCGAGTGTGTGCCCGGCCTTCCTGGCCGGCCATCTTCATGCGTGTCTCTGTGTTTGTGGACTGGATTCACAAGGTCCTTCGGCTGGACTAG
- the MST1 gene encoding hepatocyte growth factor-like protein isoform X1: protein MRCPWVTVQPPARRMGWLPFLLLLIQCSEAPGQRSPLNDFQVLRGTELQHLLHTVGPRLWQEDVADAEECAGHCGRLLDCRAFHYNVSSQGCQLLSWTQYSPHTRLQRSGGCDLFQKKDYVRTCIMDNGVAYRGTVATTAGGLSCQRWNHKFPNDHKYTPTLQNGLEENFCRNPDGDPRGPWCYTTDSAVRFQSCGIKTCREAACVWCNGEDYRGAVDHTESGRECQRWDLQHPHPHPFEPGKFLDKGLDDNYCRNPDGSERPWCYTTDPQLQREFCDLPRCVLAPSIQGPEAQPRHEATTLNCFRGKGEGYRGTANTTVAGVPCQRWDEQNPHQHGFAPEKYACKDLRENFCRNPDGSEAPWCFTSRPGMRVAFCYQIRRCADDVRPEDCYHGAGERYRGSVSKTRKGIPCQRWSAETPHKPQFTPTSAPHAQLEENFCRNPDGDHHGPWCYTMDPGTPFDYCALQRCGSDQPPSILDPPDQVQFEECGKRVDRLDMRFKLRVVGGQPGNSPWTVSLRNRQGQHFCGGSLVKEQWVLTARQCFSSCHVPLMGYEVWLGTLFQNPQPGEPGLQRVSVTKMVCGPSGSQLVLLRLERPVTLNQRVALICLPPERYVVPPGTKCEIAGWGETKGTGSDTVLNVASLRVITNQECNIKHRGRVRESEMCTEGLMAPVGACEGDYGGPLACFTHDCWVLEGIIIPNRVCARPSWPAIFMRVSVFVDWIHKVLRLD, encoded by the exons ATGAGGTGTCCCTGGGTCACAGTGCAGCCTCCAGCCAGGAGGATGGGGTGGCTCCCATTCCTGCTACTTCTAATACAGTGCTCAGAGGCCCCTG GGCAGCGCTCCCCACTGAATGACTTCCAGGTGCTCCGCGGCACAGAGCTGCAACACCTACTACATACAGTGGGACCCAGGCTTTGGCAGGAGGATGTGGCAGATGCTGAGGAGTGTGCAGGGCACTGCGGACGCCTATTGGACTGCCG AGCTTTCCACTACAACGTGAGCAGCCAGGGTTGTCAACTGCTGTCATGGACCCAGTACTCACCCCACACTCGGCTGCAGCGTTCAGGGGGCTGTGACCTCTTCCAGAAGAAAG ACTATGTGCGGACCTGCATCATGGACAACGGGGTCGCGTACCGGGGCACAGTGGCTACCACCGCGGGTGGCCTGTCCTGCCAGCGCTGGAACCACAAGTTCCCCAATGACCATAA GTACACACCCACACTCCAGAATGGCCTGGAGGAGAACTTCTGCCGCAACCCCGACGGGGACCCCAGAGGTCCCTGGTGCTACACGACAGATTCTGCTGTGCGCTTCCAGAGCTGCGGCATCAAGACCTGCCGGGAGG CCGCTTGCGTTTGGTGTAATGGCGAAGATTACCGCGGAGCGGTGGACCACACCGAGTCGGGACGCGAGTGTCAGCGCTGGGACCTGCAGCACCCGCACCCGCACCCCTTCGAGCCGGGCAA GTTCCTGGACAAAGGTCTGGATGACAACTATTGCCGGAATCCCGACGGCTCCGAGAGGCCCTGGTGTTATACCACCGACCCGCAGCTCCAGCGAGAGTTCTGCGACCTCCCCCGCTGCG TTCTAGCTCCCTCCATCCAAGGGCCCGAAGCGCAGCCACGACACGAGGCTACGACGCTCAACTGCTTCCGCGGGAAGGGCGAGGGCTATCGGGGCACGGCAAATACCACGGTCGCGGGAGTGCCCTGCCAGCGTTGGGACGAGCAGAATCCGCATCAGCACGGTTTTGCGCCCGAGAAATACGCGTGCAA GGACCTTCGGGAGAACTTCTGCAGGAACCCTGACGGTTCGGAGGCGCCCTGGTGTTTTACATCGCGGCCCGGCATGCGTGTGGCCTTCTGCTACCAGATTCGGCGCTGCGCCGACGACGTGAGGCCCGAGG ACTGTTACCACGGCGCAGGGGAGAGGTACCGCGGCTCGGTTAGCAAGACCCGCAAAGGCATCCCGTGCCAACGTTGGTCCGCGGAGACGCCGCACAAGCCGCA GTTCACGCCCACCTCGGCCCCGCATGCCCAGCTGGAGGAGAACTTCTGCAGGAACCCGGATGGGGATCACCACGGGCCCTGGTGCTATACTATGGACCCGGGAACACCGTTTGACTACTGTGCGCTGCAGCGCTGCG GAAGTGACCAGCCACCATCCATCCTGGACCCCCCAG ATCAGGTGCAGTTTGAGGAGTGCGGCAAAAGGGTGGATCGGTTGGACATGCGCTTCAAGCTGCGCGTGGTAGGGGGCCAGCCTGGGAACTCGCCCTGGACAGTCAGCTTGCGCAACCG GCAGGGTCAGCATTTCTGTGGGGGATCCCTAGTGAAGGAGCAGTGGGTGCTGACAGCCCGGCAATGCTTCTCCTCGTG CCACGTGCCACTTATGGGCTATGAGGTGTGGTTAGGCACGCTGTTCCAGAACCCACAGCCTGGGGAACCAGGCCTGCAACGGGTCTCAGTGACCAAGATGGTGTGTGGGCCCTCAGGTTCCCAGCTTGTTCTGCTCAGGCTGGAGAG ACCTGTGACCCTAAACCAGCGTGTGGCTCTTATCTGCCTGCCTCCGGAGCGGTATGTGGTACCTCCAGGGACCAAGTGTGAGATTGCAGGCTGGGGTGAGACCAAAG GCACAGGCAGTGACACAGTCCTGAATGTAGCCTCGTTGAGGGTCATCACCAACCAGGAATGTAACATCAAGCACCGAGGACGCGTCCGGGAAAGTGAGATGTGCACTGAGGGACTGATGGCACCTGTGGGGGCCTGTGAG GGTGACTACGGGGGCCCACTTGCCTGCTTTACCCACGACTGCTGGGTCCTGGAAGGAATTATAATCCCCAACCGAGTGTGTGCCCGGCCTTCCTGGCCGGCCATCTTCATGCGTGTCTCTGTGTTTGTGGACTGGATTCACAAGGTCCTTCGGCTGGACTAG